A portion of the Cetobacterium ceti genome contains these proteins:
- a CDS encoding ABC transporter permease: MNENISYFSLLFFLFTIVPIFFIMKNLKISLIKRSVTSIGRMIGQLILVGIYLQYIFKLNNSFVNILYILLMISFAVWTVSLEIPLKEIKLYLIIFLAITFPVIINFIFFNILLLKLKNIFNAMYLIPITGMILGNSMNGLIVALGDFIKNIKKNEDEYLFAIGLGANKKEAISPYIASSISLSLKPNLAMMANVGVVSLPGMMTGQILGGVLPINAIKYQIAITLGIFTSRFFSTYILMSLISKFYFDKYSILDERF; this comes from the coding sequence ATGAATGAAAATATAAGCTATTTTTCTCTTTTATTTTTTCTTTTTACTATAGTACCTATATTTTTTATAATGAAAAATTTGAAAATTTCTCTTATAAAACGATCTGTAACATCAATTGGAAGAATGATTGGTCAATTAATACTTGTTGGTATATATTTGCAATATATTTTTAAATTAAATAATTCTTTTGTAAATATATTATATATTCTTCTTATGATTTCCTTTGCTGTTTGGACTGTTTCCTTAGAAATTCCATTAAAAGAAATAAAATTATACTTAATTATATTTTTAGCCATTACTTTTCCTGTTATTATAAATTTTATATTTTTTAATATTCTGTTATTAAAATTAAAAAATATATTTAATGCTATGTATTTAATTCCAATTACTGGAATGATTCTTGGAAATAGTATGAATGGCCTTATTGTAGCTTTAGGAGATTTTATTAAAAATATTAAAAAAAATGAAGATGAGTATCTTTTTGCAATTGGACTTGGAGCCAATAAAAAAGAAGCCATTAGTCCTTATATTGCTAGTTCTATTAGTTTAAGTTTAAAACCAAATTTAGCAATGATGGCCAATGTGGGAGTCGTATCACTTCCTGGAATGATGACCGGACAAATTTTAGGAGGTGTTTTACCTATAAATGCTATTAAATATCAAATTGCTATAACTTTAGGTATTTTCACTTCTAGATTTTTCTCCACATATATTTTAATGAGTTTAATTTCTAAATTTTATTTTGATAAATATTCTATATTAGATGAACGTTTCTAA
- a CDS encoding ABC transporter ATP-binding protein, whose translation MSPLTYVIKMKNISLGFKEHILLENFNLEVKKGEKIIISTPSGSGKTTLLKLIMGLKKPISGEIYINNILLNENNIDNLRQNIGYLSQKMSFRNLNIFSLIKEILSYKNNSHIKFNLEKIENILLFLNLNTDILSKEINSLSGGEKQRIGFLIALILDKDIWIFDEITSSLDMDLKEKIISYIGDTDKTVIMVTHDKVPSLNKFKEIRL comes from the coding sequence ATGTCCCCTTTGACTTATGTTATTAAAATGAAAAATATTTCTTTAGGATTTAAAGAACATATTCTATTAGAAAATTTTAATTTAGAAGTAAAAAAAGGTGAAAAAATTATTATTTCAACTCCATCTGGTTCTGGAAAAACAACCTTATTAAAACTTATTATGGGTTTAAAAAAACCCATAAGTGGGGAAATATATATTAATAATATATTATTAAATGAAAATAATATTGATAATTTAAGACAAAATATAGGTTATTTATCCCAAAAGATGAGTTTTCGTAATTTAAACATTTTTTCTCTAATAAAAGAGATTCTTTCCTATAAAAATAATAGTCATATTAAATTTAATCTCGAAAAAATAGAAAATATATTATTATTTTTAAATCTTAATACAGACATTTTATCCAAAGAGATAAATAGCCTCTCTGGAGGTGAAAAACAAAGAATAGGCTTTCTCATTGCTTTAATTCTTGATAAAGATATTTGGATATTTGATGAGATTACATCTTCTTTAGATATGGATTTAAAAGAAAAAATAATCTCATATATAGGGGATACAGATAAAACTGTTATCATGGTTACCCATGATAAAGTTCCTAGTTTAAATAAATTTAAGGAGATCAGATTATAA